In Aspergillus luchuensis IFO 4308 DNA, chromosome 1, nearly complete sequence, the following are encoded in one genomic region:
- a CDS encoding trehalose-6-phosphate synthase (CAZy:GT20;~COG:G;~EggNog:ENOG410Q2VB;~InterPro:IPR001830,IPR003337,IPR036412,IPR023214;~PFAM:PF00982,PF02358;~go_function: GO:0003824 - catalytic activity [Evidence IEA];~go_process: GO:0005992 - trehalose biosynthetic process [Evidence IEA]), producing MTVFIASLFLPYTIDFQATELRHARRKSSSSSSRGEGRIIGRLADTNRKHHSKSISLSLTPGATTDDERIFKPYVSRAAGEIPAADDPNGPGPSEPRTVSWGQSRKFNQPRLKTSLHPGPSILSRPGPGDDVDNPPYLDGPVDVLSSEEEHGSPRALLSELDWVVKAAEQGNGGLRNAINAAEEAGMLTDKMWVGTLGMPTDSLRDGTRASIFETLEDEYESLAVFVRDSEFEGHYTHFCRAVLWPAFHYQMQESPRHTEYDDYSWKQYVKVNEAFAKIIAAYWRPGDSIWVHDYHLLLLPGMLRERLPKAEIGFFMHTAFPSSEIFRCLNAREALLKGLLGADLIGFQTEEYCYHFLQSCIRLLRLEVSVDGVQLDRRFVHVKNMPIGVDVKSLDALRRTTHVKDWIANITSRYKGKHLIVARDRLDAPGGIKQKLLAYELFLKKYPKWREKVVLVQVASASELPELEAQVSKIAMRINSVYSSLTHQPLVLLRQDISYSQFLALMSVADIFMVTSLREGMNLSSHDYIHCQDGILASQRHGSLILSEFTGSASLFSGHELLVNPWDYKEVADAINKALSMTPEQKERNWQFLLEKQTPHTAIAWFNSFHTALTNAHSTQLSRELSQVSLLSVKAVKEAYDNSSSRLFFLEDDGIIAPQNGSSTDLIALLERLLADPQNIVYVTSSKSPEQLDSALEALSTKVGLIAENGCFKREVGSYTWKTLVDMEKAKDWRNGIRKVIQYYHERTEGSEMEERRCLMNFCYEHAHDPEIAGRQASSLADQINGTRGSEAIRVVLSQGAVSVEPLDVSKAKAAESVLRQLPRTPDFVFVAGGARGDEALFRWANRLHAEQMIPSVTTLTVGSHATEAKAVPPGDMSMADIVDAFTSRPMTNGMSNGHTNGHSAEDTNGQANGHHPEVNGVNGESHD from the exons ATGACGGTCTTCATTGCCTCACT CTTTCTCCCCTATACCATTGACTTTCAAGCTACCGAGTTGCGACATGCTCGGCGCAAGTCATCCAGTAGCTCTTCTCGCGGAGAGGGCCGAATCATAGGGCGACTAGCAGACACCAACAGGAAGCACCATTCCAAGAGCATAAGTCTGTCGCTAACTCCTGGCGCCACCACCGACGATGAAAGGATCTTCAAGCCCTATGTCTCGCGCGCTGCAGGTGAAATTCCGGCTGCAGATGATCCCAACGGCCCAGGCCCTAGCGAACCTCGTACCGTTTCCTGGGGCCAGAGCCGTAAGTTCAATCAGCCGCGCTTAAAGACTTCTCTTCACCCGGGTCCCTCCATCCTGAGCCGGCCTGGGCcaggggatgatgtggacAACCCGCCCTATCTGGATGGTCCTGTAGATGTATTGAGctcggaagaagaacacgGGAGTCCCCGTGCTTTGCTCTCTGAGCTTGACTGGGTTGTCAAGGCAGCTGAACAGGGCAATGGTGGCTTGCGGAACGCCATCAATGCTGCCGAAGAAGCAGGCATGTTGACGGACAAGATGTGGGTGGGCACATTGGGTATGCCTACGGACTCATTGAGAGACGGCACGCGTGCCAGTATCTTCGAGACGCTGGAAGATGAATACGAGTCGCTTGCTGTGTTTGTCCGCGACAGCGAATTCGAAGGTCATTACACCCACTTCTGCCGGGCTGTCCTGTGGCCTGCTTTCCACTATCAGATGCAGGAAAGCCCGCGACACACGGAGTACGACGATTACTCCTGGAAGCAGTATGTCAAAGTCAACGAGGCATTCGCAAAAATCATTGCTGCATACTGGCGTCCTGGTGACAGCATCTGGGTACATGACTAtcaccttctgcttcttccggGAATGCTCCGGGAGAGGCTGCCAAAGGCAGAAATCGGCTTCTTCATGCATACTGCATTTCCCTCGTCGGAGATCTTCCGCTGCCTGAACGCTCGAGAGGCACTGCTGAAAGGGCTTCTCGGTGCGGATCTGATTGGTTTTCAGACGGAAGAGTACTGCTATCATTTTCTCCAATCTTGCATTCGCCTGTTAAGGTTGGAAGTCTCCGTTGATGGCGTACAACTCGACCGACGATTCGTCCATGTGAAGAATATGCCCATCGGTGTTGACGTCAAATCGCTCGACGCGCTGCGCAGGACTACACATGTGAAGGATTGGATCGCCAATATCACCTCTCGATACAAGGGAAAACATTTGATCGTTGCTCGTGACAGGCTCGATGCTCCGGGTGGTATCAAGCAGAAGCTTCTCGCTTATGAACTTTTCCTGAAGAAGTACCCTAAGTGGAGGGAAAAG GTGGTCCTTGTTCAAGTCGCTTCGGCTTCTGAGCTGCCTGAATTGGAAGCTCAAGTTTCGAAAATTGCCATGAGGATAAACTCGGTGTACTCCAGCTTGACTCATCAGCCCCTGGTACTCCTGAGACAGGATATCAGTTATTCCCAGTTCTTGGCCCTCATGAGCGTGGCGGACATCTTCATGGTCACCAGCCTTAGGGAAGGCATGAACCTTAGTAGCCACGATTACATTCATTGTCAGGATGGAATTCTGGCATCTCAGCGTCATGGCTCTCTTATTCTGAGCGAGTTTACAGGGAGCGCTTCCCTCTTCAGTGGGCACGAACTTCTGGTTAACCCTTGGGATTACAAAGAGGTTGCCGATGCGATTAATAAGGCGCTTTCCATGACGCCCGAGCAGAAGGAGCGGAACTGGCAGTTCTTGCTTGAAAAGCAAACCCCTCACACAGCGATCGCATGGTTCAACTCATTCCACACCGCTCTGACTAATGCACACAGCACGCAGCTATCTCGTGAACTCAGCCAGGTGTCCCTTCTGTCTGTCAAGGCCGTGAAGGAGGCGTATGACAATTCCAGCTCAcgccttttcttcttggaagaCGACGGCATCATTGCTCCTCAAAACGGATCTTCAACTGACCTAATCGCTCTGCTCGAGCGCTTGCTAGCAGATCCCCAGAATATTGTTTATGTGACGAGCAGCAAGAGTCCGGAGCAGCTTGACTCAGCCTTGGAGGCACTCTCTACCAAGGTGGGGTTGATCGCCGAGAATGGCTGTTTCAAGCGCGAAGTCGGCTCATACACTTGGAAAACGCTAGTAGACATGGAAAAGGCTAAGGACTGGCGGAACGGCATCCGCAAAGTGATCCAGTATTACCATGAACGAACTGAAGGAAGTGAGATGGAGGAGCGTCGTTGTCTCATGAACTTCTGCTACGAGCATGCGCATGATCCGGAGATCGCCGGGCGCCAGGCCTCGAGCCTAGCAGATCAGATCAACGGCACACGGGGAAGCGAAGCCATCCGCGTGGTCCTCAGCCAGGGCGCCGTGAGTGTCGAGCCTCTGGACGTGTCCAAGGCCAAAGCAGCCGAATCCGTCCTGCGGCAGTTACCCCGCACGCCGGATTTCGTGTTCGTCGCCGGGGGTGCGCGTGGCGACGAAGCCCTTTTCCGCTGGGCTAATCGCCTGCATGCTGAACAGATGATCCCCAGCGTGACCACCCTGACCGTGGGCTCTCACGCCACGGAGGCCAAAGCCGTGCCTCCCGGTGACATGAGCATGGCCGATATCGTAGACGCTTTTACTTCTCGGCCGATGACAAACGGCATGTCCAACGGACACACCAACGGACACTCCGCTGAGGATACTAATGGGCAAGCAAATGGTCACCACCCCGAGGTAAATGGCGTCAATGGAGAAAGCCATGACTGA
- a CDS encoding glycosyltransferase family 20 protein (CAZy:GT20;~COG:H;~EggNog:ENOG410Q22N;~InterPro:IPR012766,IPR001830;~PFAM:PF00982;~go_function: GO:0003824 - catalytic activity [Evidence IEA];~go_function: GO:0003825 - alpha,alpha-trehalose-phosphate synthase (UDP-forming) activity [Evidence IEA];~go_process: GO:0005992 - trehalose biosynthetic process [Evidence IEA]) produces the protein MAANGHSSEGDHRLLIVSNRLPITIRRSGGGKYEFSMSSGGLVTGLSGLSKTTTFQWYGWPGLEVPEDEVDSVKQRLQEEFNATPVFMDDKLADRHYNGFSNSILWPLLHYHPGEIVFDEAAWDAYREANRLFAKTIAHEAREGDLVWVHDYHLMLLPEVLREELAALGKNNIRIGFFLHTPFPSSEIYRILPVRSQLLRGVLQCDLIGFHTYDYARHFLSCCSHILGLVTTPSSVKFKDRSVAVGAFPIGIDPDKFTEGLKSPKVQNRIASLENKFQGTKLMVSVDRLDYIKGIPQKLHALEVFLSQHPEWVGKVVLVQVAVPSRQDVEEYQNLRAVVNELVGRINGKFGTVDYMPIHFMHKSVSFDELIALYAASDACVVSSTRDGMNLVSFEYVATQQKRKGVLILSEFAGAAQSLNGSIVVNPWNTEELANAYHEAVSMSDDLRAQKFEKLYKYISKYTSAFWGKSFVAELSKCST, from the exons aTGGCTGCTAACGGTCATTCTTCGGAAGGCGATCACCGCCTGTTGATCGTCTCTAATCGTCTACCTATCACCATTCGTCGCTCCGGGGGTGGGAAATATGAGTTTTCCATGTCCTCTGGTGGCCTGGTGACTGGTTTGAGCGGACTATCAAAGACCACGACCTTCCAGTGGTATGGCTGGCCAGGACTGGAAGTACCAGAAGATGAGGTCGATTCCGTGAAACAGCGATTGCAGGAAGAGTTCAACGCCACTCCCGTGTTCATGGACGACAAATTGGCAGATCGCCACTACAATGGCTTCTCAA ACTCAATCTTGTGGCCTCTCTTGCATTACCATCCCGGTGAAATTGTTTTCGACGAAGCTGCCTGGGATGCGTATCGTGAGGCGAACCGTTTGTTCGCGAAGACTATCGCCCATGAGGCCCGGGAAGGAGACCTTGTCTGGGTCCACGACTACCACCTCATGCTTCTTCCGGAGGTTCTCCGCGAAGAACTTGCAGCCTTGGGCAAGAACAATATCCGCATTGGATTCTTCTTGCATACTCCGTTCCCGAGCAGTGAGATCTATAGAATCCTGCCCGTGCGGAGTCAGTTGCTGCGCGGCGTGTTGCAGTGTGACTTGATCGGGTTCCATACCTATGACTATGCGCGTCACTTCCTGAGCTGTTGCTCTCATATCCT TGGATTGGTCACGACCCCCAGCAGTGTCAAATTCAAGGACAGATCTGTTGCCGTGGGAGCGTTCCCCATCGGCATTGACCCCGACAAGTTCACCGAAGGCCTAAAGAGCCCCAAGGTGCAGAACCGCATCGCGAGCCTTGAGAACAAGTTCCAAGGCACCAAGTTGATGGTCAGCGTTGATCGCCTTGACTACATCAAGGGTATTCCCCAGAAGCTGCACGCCTTGGAggtcttcctctcccagcaTCCCGAATGGGTGGGCAAAGTCGTGCTGGTACAGGTAGCTGTCCCGAGTCGGCAAGATGTTGAAGAGTACCAGAACCTGAGGGCCGTGGTGAACGAGCTGGTGGGCAGAATCAACGGAAAGTTCG GAACGGTCGACTACATGCCCATCCACTTCATGCACAAATCGGTGAGCTTTGATGAGCTCATCGCGCTGTATGCCGCCTCCGACGCGTGTGTCGTGTCGTCGACTCGCGACGGGATGAACCTAGTGTCGTTCGAATACGTTGCAACCCAGCAGAAACGCAAGGGGGTGCTAATTCTGTCGGAGTTTGCTGGAGCCGCGCAAAGCCTTAACGGCAGCATTGTCGTCAACCCATGGAACACGGAAGAACTTGCCAACGCATACCACGAGGCCGTGTCGATGAGTGACGATCTGCGGGCCCAAAAATTCGAAAAGCTCTACAAATACATCTCCAAGTACACCAG TGCTTTCTGGGGCAAGTCATTCGTTGCCGAACTATCCAAGTGTTCAACCTGA
- the png1 gene encoding peptide-N4-(N-acetyl-beta-glucosaminyl)asparagine amidase (COG:O;~EggNog:ENOG410PJHM;~InterPro:IPR018325,IPR038765,IPR002931;~PFAM:PF03835,PF01841): protein MADGRHHNPALQPENFDASELTNAFEQLMRNKRFNQLQEQSRASSRTQSPAPAAMSPGLYPPHPSRAPPPPPPTAAQYPPQMPPQTSAQSPLLRSLPIVPAPPQDPASLKFRNLLHVLSVTPTKYENPGLLDEALAHIPLDRLYSEAEEESQIMQAQAASVGGKPEWGYQDCVIRALLRWFKNCFFKFVNNPPCARCGSPSIAQGMTPPSPDETARGATRVELYRCSEGMCGSYERFPRYSDVWQLLQTRRGRAGEWANCFSMFCRALGGRVRWVWNAEDHVWTEVYSEHQRRWVHVDACEEAWDQPRLYTEGWGRKISYCVAFSIDGATDVTRRYVRSPTRHGKARNRAPEEVLVWVIHEIRKKRRENLSKTDQRRLMKEDEREERELRAYTASALAAELNNLFPQNTTTGRPEDQKTPASRQDVPMEWLDTRQRNHGHSGPDGSHNGR, encoded by the exons ATGGCGGACGGTCGACACCACAACCCGGCGCTGCAGCCTGAGAACTTCGACGCCTCGGAACTTACCAACGCCTTCGAACAATTGATGCGCAACAAGAGATTCAACCAGCTTCAGGAACAGTCCCGAGCATCCTCCCGCACACAATCCCCAGCGCCCGCGGCTATGTCCCCTGGCCTGTACCCGCCTCATCCCTCGcgagcaccaccaccaccgcctccgaCCGCAGCCCAATACCCCCCTCAAATGCCTCCGCAAACGTCTGCTCAATCACCCCTACTCCGCAGTCTACCCATCGTTCCTGCTCCCCCACAAGATCCGGCTTCCCTCAAATTTCGCAACCTTCTCCACGTTCTTTCTGTAACACCGACCAAATATGAGAACCCAGGCCTTCTGGATGAGGCTCTTGCCCATATCCCTCTCGACCGGTTGTACTcggaagcagaggaagaaagtcAGATTATGCAGGCTCAAGCAGCGAGTGTAGGAGGAAAGCCGGAATGGGGATACCAGGACTGCGTCATTCGGGCGCTTCTAAG ATGGTTCAAGAACTGCTTCTTCAAATTCGTCAACAATCCCCCATGTGCTCGATGTGGCTCGCCCTCAATCGCCCAAGGAATGACTCCCCCGTCGCCTGACGAGACCGCGCGTGGTGCCACTCGTGTCGAATTATACCGATGCTCCGAAGGAATGTGTGGCTCTTACGAGAGATTCCCCCGCTACTCGGATGTGtggcagctgctgcaaaCTCGACGGGGACGTGCCGGTGAATGGGCCAACTGCTTCAGCATGTTCTGCAGAGCCCTTGGTGGCCGTGTACGATGGGTGTGGAACGCCGAGGATCACGTCTGGACTGAGGTTTACTCTGAGCATCAGCGCCGCTGGGTGCATGTAGATGCTTGTGAGGAGGCCTGGGATCAGCCCCGTCTCTACACTGAGG GTTGGGGACGGAAAATCTCCTACTGCGTTGCGTTCTCGATCGATGGAGCTACCGATGTTACTAGACGCTATGTTCGAAGCCCGACACGGCATGGCAAGGCCCGAAACCGTGCTCCTGAAGAGGTCCTTGTGTGGGTGATCCACGAGATCCGGAAGAAGCGCCGGGAGAATCTCTCGAAGACGGATCAGCGACGCCtgatgaaggaggatgagcgtGAGGAGAGAGAGCTGCGCGCCTACACTGCGTCCGCCCTTGCTGCCGAACTGAACAACCTCTTCCCCcagaacaccaccaccgggcGCCCCGAGGATCAGAAGACGCCCGCCTCGCGGCAGGACGTTCCCATGGAATGGCTCGACACTCGGCAGAGGAACCATGGCCATTCTGGCCCCGACGGATCGCACAACGGCCGGTAA